A genomic stretch from Corynebacterium terpenotabidum Y-11 includes:
- a CDS encoding LLM class flavin-dependent oxidoreductase, with protein sequence MKAFGFLSFGHYDLAGSARHMPGAKENLKNALEIAVGADELGVNGAYFRVHHFAPQHSAPMPLLAAIAARTERIEVGTGVIDIRYENPLHLAEEAAQLDLLSDGRVALGVSRGSPEPVDRGYEAFGYHPGTDDPKGAAMAREKFERFMAAVDGEGMATSLPLDQQYPRMYHPDVPVPVMPHSLSLRKHVWWGAGSRDTAVRAAHDGVNLMSSTLLTEANGDRFEDLQADQIRAYRAAWKEAGHQWTPRVSVSRSIIPVTSQEDMRMFGIGGDDGGIGWIDDGQATFGRSYADEPDKLVEQLRKDAALAEADTLMITIPSQLGVDANLRILQNFAEHVAPELGWEPNTAGLVTGYPVS encoded by the coding sequence GTGAAAGCCTTCGGCTTCCTGAGCTTCGGCCACTACGACCTCGCCGGCTCCGCACGCCACATGCCCGGCGCGAAGGAGAACCTGAAGAACGCGCTGGAGATCGCCGTCGGCGCCGATGAGCTCGGCGTCAACGGCGCCTACTTCCGCGTCCACCACTTCGCACCACAGCATTCCGCCCCGATGCCGCTGCTGGCCGCCATCGCCGCACGCACCGAGCGGATCGAGGTCGGCACCGGCGTCATCGACATCCGGTACGAGAATCCGCTGCACCTGGCCGAGGAGGCCGCGCAGCTCGATCTGCTCAGCGACGGCAGGGTCGCCCTCGGTGTCTCCCGGGGATCACCCGAGCCCGTCGACCGGGGCTACGAGGCCTTCGGCTACCACCCCGGCACCGATGACCCCAAGGGTGCGGCGATGGCCCGCGAGAAGTTCGAACGCTTCATGGCCGCCGTCGACGGTGAAGGCATGGCCACCTCCCTGCCCCTGGACCAGCAGTACCCGCGGATGTACCACCCGGACGTCCCGGTGCCGGTAATGCCGCACTCGCTGTCCCTGCGTAAGCACGTCTGGTGGGGCGCCGGTTCCCGCGACACCGCGGTGCGCGCTGCCCACGACGGCGTGAACCTCATGAGCTCCACCCTGCTCACCGAGGCCAACGGCGACCGCTTCGAGGATCTCCAGGCCGACCAGATCCGCGCCTACCGTGCCGCATGGAAGGAGGCCGGCCACCAGTGGACCCCGCGCGTCTCCGTCTCCCGCTCCATCATCCCGGTGACCTCACAGGAGGACATGCGGATGTTCGGCATCGGCGGCGACGACGGCGGCATCGGCTGGATCGACGACGGCCAGGCCACCTTCGGACGCTCCTACGCCGATGAGCCGGACAAGCTCGTCGAACAGCTCAGGAAGGACGCCGCGCTCGCCGAGGCAGACACCCTGATGATCACCATCCCGAGCCAGCTGGGGGTGGACGCGAACCTGCGGATCCTGCAGAACTTCGCCGAGCATGTCGCCCCGGAGCTCGGCTGGGAACCGAACACCGCCGGTCTGGTCACCGGTTACCCCGTCTCGTAG
- a CDS encoding FAD-dependent oxidoreductase has translation MSALPATVPAVIIGAGQAGLAAAHELVRRGFTPGTDVLVLDGNDGPGGAWRHRWDSLTLGRAHGIADLPGLPMERPDPTVPASHLVSDYYGRYEEAFGLQVVRPVQVVSVRGTGEDGDTGSDLDLTLLSGGTCTTVRTRLLLNATGTWTHPYVPYVPGIAEFTGRQLHTVDYVRREDFAGQRVLVIGGGLSAVQFLLELNQPGAAADTVWATRRPPNFTSQEFDQRWGYGVEERVRAATLSGRRPDSVVRNTGIPPWPEYLAAVEAGVLVSRGMVARFTDHGAVWGEQSSRARQNASWSPFPAGHTEDVDTIFWNTGFRPALTHLAPLHLHEQNSGGIRMVDEVRVAKDPRILLVGYGSTASTVGANRAGRLAGRAAAEILAG, from the coding sequence ATGAGTGCCCTCCCTGCCACCGTGCCCGCCGTCATCATCGGGGCGGGCCAGGCCGGTCTCGCAGCCGCCCACGAACTCGTGCGGCGCGGATTCACCCCGGGCACCGATGTCCTCGTACTGGACGGCAATGACGGCCCCGGTGGTGCGTGGCGGCACCGGTGGGATTCCCTCACGCTCGGACGCGCCCACGGGATCGCTGACCTGCCGGGTCTGCCGATGGAGCGGCCGGACCCGACAGTTCCGGCGTCCCACCTGGTCAGCGACTACTACGGCCGTTACGAGGAGGCCTTCGGACTGCAGGTGGTGCGCCCGGTGCAGGTCGTGTCCGTGCGCGGTACCGGAGAGGACGGGGATACCGGATCCGATCTTGACCTGACGCTCCTGTCCGGTGGCACCTGCACCACCGTGCGTACCCGGCTGCTGCTCAATGCCACCGGGACCTGGACCCACCCCTATGTCCCTTATGTTCCCGGCATCGCCGAGTTCACCGGACGTCAGCTCCATACCGTCGACTACGTGCGCAGGGAGGATTTCGCCGGGCAACGGGTCCTCGTGATCGGCGGGGGACTGTCCGCCGTGCAGTTCCTGCTGGAGCTCAACCAGCCGGGTGCGGCGGCGGACACCGTGTGGGCGACCCGGCGTCCGCCCAATTTCACCAGCCAGGAGTTCGACCAACGGTGGGGCTACGGCGTGGAGGAGCGGGTCCGTGCCGCCACACTGAGCGGCCGGCGTCCGGACTCCGTGGTGCGCAACACCGGCATTCCGCCGTGGCCGGAGTACCTGGCCGCGGTGGAGGCCGGGGTGCTGGTCTCCCGGGGAATGGTCGCCCGGTTCACTGACCACGGCGCGGTGTGGGGTGAACAGTCTTCCCGGGCGCGGCAGAACGCCAGCTGGTCCCCCTTCCCCGCTGGGCACACCGAGGACGTGGACACGATCTTCTGGAACACCGGGTTCCGCCCGGCGCTGACCCACCTCGCACCGCTCCATCTGCATGAACAGAACAGTGGCGGCATCCGCATGGTCGACGAGGTCCGGGTGGCGAAGGACCCGCGCATCCTGCTCGTCGGCTACGGGTCGACGGCATCCACCGTCGGCGCGAACCGGGCCGGACGACTGGCCGGACGCGCCGCGGCGGAGATCCTCGCCGGGTGA
- a CDS encoding alpha/beta hydrolase: MKIRDIADAHIPLAESCADQWASIGDDFTTVRTALESLSGFPEWTGAACGAMTQTVTATADRVGTAASSAQTVGSLLDAHCAALTTIQAAVRSTIALAESAGMTVHSDGLVTAGGGGLAGAVLDGMAAGATAILQGAMVAVRTLDAALAGTVAVGTSVEDTPTFISGDLGALADAVHLDEALAASMTPETRAAVWELATDAAQELMDRGLDPTELGVHVTEMNGELAVTIGDIDTADKVTTLVSGTGSSSLGGLRESSLLAARITNPGQATIAWHGYDAPASLPAASRNGNARRGGTELRGVQENLRTRNPDARLSIVGHSYGTRVIDEGAGDSSRALQADEIHLMGSPGMTALTADQLHLDALDGDAEVHVYRAPGDIIGAVTDNSLIHGRDPADLGWGADFINGTAPEDHSVPEKLDRWLLNGSGKDAADLAATLWGLADGDVGDEHSGYRTDEGVLEALRK, translated from the coding sequence ATGAAGATCCGGGACATCGCCGATGCGCACATTCCACTGGCCGAGAGCTGCGCCGACCAGTGGGCGTCGATCGGCGACGACTTCACCACCGTCCGGACCGCGTTGGAGTCACTCAGCGGGTTCCCGGAGTGGACCGGGGCGGCGTGCGGGGCCATGACGCAGACCGTGACCGCCACCGCCGACCGGGTCGGAACAGCAGCATCCTCGGCACAGACCGTCGGATCGTTGCTGGACGCGCACTGCGCCGCCCTCACCACCATCCAGGCCGCGGTGAGGAGCACCATCGCCCTGGCCGAGAGCGCCGGGATGACCGTCCACTCCGACGGCCTGGTCACCGCCGGAGGGGGCGGCCTGGCAGGCGCCGTGCTCGACGGGATGGCGGCCGGTGCCACGGCCATCCTGCAGGGAGCGATGGTCGCGGTCCGGACCCTGGACGCCGCGCTGGCCGGCACCGTCGCCGTCGGCACCTCGGTGGAGGACACCCCGACGTTCATATCGGGTGATCTGGGTGCGCTCGCCGACGCGGTCCACCTCGACGAGGCCCTGGCGGCGTCGATGACGCCGGAGACGCGGGCGGCAGTCTGGGAATTGGCCACCGATGCGGCCCAGGAACTGATGGACCGGGGACTGGACCCTACGGAGCTCGGGGTGCACGTCACCGAGATGAACGGCGAGCTGGCGGTGACCATCGGCGATATCGACACGGCGGACAAGGTCACCACCCTGGTCTCCGGGACGGGGTCGAGTTCACTGGGCGGGCTGAGGGAATCGTCCCTGTTGGCCGCGCGGATCACCAACCCCGGCCAGGCGACGATCGCCTGGCACGGGTATGACGCACCGGCCTCCCTACCGGCGGCGTCCCGCAACGGCAACGCCCGGCGGGGCGGTACCGAGCTGCGCGGTGTCCAGGAGAATCTGCGGACCCGGAATCCGGACGCCAGGTTGAGCATCGTCGGCCACAGTTACGGCACCCGCGTCATCGACGAGGGTGCCGGGGACAGCTCCCGTGCCCTGCAGGCCGATGAGATCCACCTCATGGGCAGTCCGGGGATGACGGCGTTGACCGCGGATCAGCTCCATCTCGACGCCCTCGACGGGGACGCCGAGGTCCACGTGTACCGGGCGCCCGGCGACATCATCGGGGCCGTCACGGACAATTCGCTGATCCACGGACGCGACCCTGCCGATCTGGGCTGGGGCGCGGACTTCATCAACGGGACGGCCCCGGAGGACCACAGTGTGCCGGAGAAGCTGGACCGGTGGCTGCTCAACGGCTCGGGGAAGGACGCCGCGGACCTGGCTGCCACCCTGTGGGGGTTGGCCGACGGGGACGTCGGTGATGAACACAGCGGTTACCGGACGGACGAGGGGGTCCTCGAGGCTTTGCGGAAGTAG
- a CDS encoding carbon-nitrogen hydrolase family protein: MRIAAIQMSSEPDVATNLATIRAAVTDAAGHGADLVVFPEAAMFPFDAGRLDVIAQPLDGLFATAVKNLAVEHDVTVVVGMFTPADTVYRHPGGELTTEPMAGAGEANRFRRVNNTLLITGPHGTDHYNKIHTFDAFGYRESDTVRPGTRRVVYEIDGVTIGLATCYDIRFPAHFYALAKAGATVMVVPTSWTDGPGKLGQWRTLTAARALDTTSYLVAAAQARPGSPDRYGINDGPTGIGHSTVIGPDGARLAETGYVPQVLLVDIDPNRVDKVRKGLPVLVGHDRDLEVSGVDLRKFGAQALGAVTPAPQ; this comes from the coding sequence ATGCGCATCGCAGCGATCCAGATGAGTTCCGAACCGGATGTGGCGACGAACCTGGCGACCATCCGCGCCGCCGTCACCGACGCCGCCGGGCACGGCGCCGACCTCGTCGTCTTCCCCGAGGCGGCGATGTTCCCCTTCGACGCCGGACGTCTCGACGTCATCGCCCAACCCCTCGACGGGCTCTTCGCCACCGCCGTGAAGAACCTCGCCGTCGAGCATGACGTCACCGTTGTCGTCGGCATGTTCACCCCGGCGGACACCGTCTACCGCCACCCCGGCGGCGAGCTGACCACGGAACCGATGGCCGGGGCAGGGGAGGCCAACCGCTTCCGCAGGGTCAACAACACTCTGCTCATCACCGGCCCGCACGGCACCGACCACTACAACAAGATCCACACCTTCGACGCCTTCGGCTACCGCGAATCCGACACCGTCCGCCCTGGCACCCGGCGCGTGGTCTACGAGATCGACGGCGTCACCATCGGCCTGGCGACCTGCTACGACATCCGCTTCCCCGCGCACTTCTATGCGTTGGCGAAAGCTGGGGCGACGGTGATGGTCGTGCCGACCTCCTGGACCGACGGGCCCGGCAAACTCGGCCAGTGGCGCACCCTCACCGCTGCCCGCGCCCTCGACACCACCAGCTACCTTGTCGCCGCCGCGCAAGCCCGCCCCGGGTCCCCCGACCGCTACGGCATCAATGACGGACCGACCGGTATCGGTCACTCCACGGTCATCGGTCCGGACGGCGCCCGGCTCGCGGAGACCGGGTACGTCCCCCAGGTCCTGCTCGTCGACATCGACCCGAACCGGGTGGACAAGGTCCGCAAGGGCCTGCCCGTCCTCGTCGGCCACGATCGGGACCTCGAGGTCAGTGGGGTGGACCTGCGGAAGTTCGGGGCACAGGCGTTGGGGGCCGTCACACCGGCTCCGCAGTGA
- a CDS encoding SulP family inorganic anion transporter — protein MRMVTRVREGEGEGPSSPPVYDSRVTTAQPTPATVLAALKSPKLLTVEILGGLVTAFALIPESLSFAIVAGLDPKMGLYAAFTMACVTALLGGRPGMVSGAAGSIALVIFPVARDHGVEFLVATVILGGILQVIMGALGVAKLMRFIPRSVMTGFVDALAILIFTAQLDNLIDVPWAVYPLVIVGLLVIVGFPKITTRIPAPLASILLITLAVVVFAIDVPTVGDQGELPESFPGFGIPDVPFTLDTLSIIAPYALALALVGLMESLLTAKLVDDLTDTHSDKTRETFGQGIANIVTGFVGGMGGCAMIGQTMINVKQAGARTRISSFLAGAFLIILSVTLSDIVGKIPMAALVAVMIVVAVTTFDWNSVRTLRVMPLSETCVLVVTVIATVITDNLAVGVILGVLTAMVAFSRRVAHLTHVEATGEGTYRVEGQLFFASSNDLVYQFDYAGDPDQVSIDFSATTVWDSSTVAALQGVREQYARRGKTVTFTGLDATSQGYIDRLEGKL, from the coding sequence ATGCGCATGGTCACCAGGGTACGGGAGGGTGAAGGGGAGGGCCCGTCGTCACCACCGGTATACGATTCCCGGGTGACCACCGCCCAGCCGACGCCCGCCACCGTCCTCGCCGCACTCAAGAGCCCGAAGCTGCTCACCGTGGAAATCCTCGGCGGCCTGGTCACCGCGTTCGCGCTGATCCCGGAGTCGCTGAGTTTCGCCATCGTCGCCGGCCTCGACCCGAAGATGGGGCTCTACGCCGCGTTCACCATGGCGTGCGTCACCGCCCTGCTCGGCGGACGCCCCGGCATGGTCTCCGGCGCGGCCGGCTCCATCGCCCTGGTCATCTTCCCCGTCGCCCGTGACCACGGCGTGGAGTTCCTCGTCGCCACCGTCATCCTCGGCGGGATCCTGCAGGTCATCATGGGCGCCCTGGGGGTGGCGAAACTCATGCGCTTTATCCCGCGCTCGGTGATGACCGGGTTCGTGGACGCGCTGGCGATCCTCATCTTCACCGCCCAACTCGACAACCTCATTGACGTGCCCTGGGCGGTCTACCCCCTGGTCATCGTCGGTCTGCTCGTCATCGTCGGCTTCCCGAAGATCACCACACGTATTCCGGCACCCCTGGCGTCCATCCTGCTGATCACACTCGCCGTCGTGGTGTTCGCCATCGATGTGCCGACCGTCGGCGACCAGGGCGAACTGCCGGAAAGCTTCCCCGGGTTCGGTATCCCCGACGTCCCCTTCACACTCGACACCCTCAGCATCATCGCCCCCTACGCCTTGGCCCTGGCGTTGGTCGGGCTGATGGAGTCGCTACTCACCGCGAAGCTCGTCGACGATCTCACCGACACGCACTCCGACAAGACCCGAGAGACCTTCGGCCAGGGCATCGCGAATATCGTCACCGGCTTCGTCGGCGGCATGGGCGGCTGCGCGATGATCGGGCAGACGATGATCAACGTGAAACAGGCCGGGGCCCGCACCCGGATCAGCTCGTTCCTCGCCGGGGCGTTCCTCATCATCCTGTCGGTGACCCTGTCCGACATCGTCGGAAAGATCCCGATGGCTGCGCTGGTGGCGGTGATGATCGTCGTCGCGGTCACCACCTTCGACTGGAATTCGGTGCGCACGCTGCGCGTCATGCCACTGTCGGAGACCTGCGTGCTGGTGGTGACCGTCATCGCGACGGTGATCACCGACAATCTGGCGGTCGGGGTGATCCTCGGCGTCCTCACTGCGATGGTGGCGTTCTCCCGACGCGTCGCCCACCTCACCCACGTCGAGGCGACCGGGGAGGGGACGTACCGGGTGGAGGGGCAGTTGTTCTTCGCGTCCTCCAATGACCTGGTGTACCAGTTCGACTACGCCGGGGACCCGGACCAGGTCAGCATCGATTTCTCGGCGACGACCGTGTGGGACTCCTCCACGGTCGCCGCCCTGCAGGGCGTGCGGGAGCAGTACGCCCGGCGGGGCAAGACGGTGACGTTCACTGGCCTGGACGCCACCAGCCAGGGCTACATCGACCGGCTGGAGGGCAAGCTCTGA
- a CDS encoding exodeoxyribonuclease III: MLRIATANVNGIRAAQRRGFDDWLTGRHCDVIALQEIRAQANKLPEGAFGGYHVALETGGLPGRNGVAVLTTRPPAAVRTWSGTALLGEPHAGPGDLREVPAADRVALARDLRPFIAEGRYIEVDLAEVPVTVACLYLPKGGLPAELQRPERMREAPDGGRRYRRKMGFLAGFGRYLVRTRRAALAEGREFLLMGDMNIAHTPHDLANWRGNRNHDGFLPEERDWFDRQLSPRTLVDVVRSVHPDTDGPYSWWSWAGQSFAKDVGWRIDYHLATPRLARRAIRAEVDREHRGVRLSDHSPVVVDYETG, encoded by the coding sequence ATGCTCCGCATCGCGACCGCCAACGTCAACGGGATCCGTGCCGCGCAGCGCAGGGGGTTCGACGACTGGCTGACCGGCCGCCACTGTGACGTCATCGCACTCCAGGAGATCCGGGCGCAGGCCAACAAGCTGCCGGAGGGGGCGTTCGGCGGCTACCACGTCGCACTGGAGACCGGTGGTCTGCCAGGCCGCAACGGCGTCGCGGTGCTCACGACCCGACCGCCTGCGGCGGTCCGCACCTGGAGTGGCACCGCCCTGCTCGGCGAACCACACGCCGGGCCGGGGGATCTGCGCGAGGTCCCTGCCGCAGACCGGGTGGCACTGGCCCGGGACCTGCGTCCCTTCATCGCGGAAGGACGCTACATCGAGGTCGACCTTGCCGAGGTGCCGGTCACCGTCGCCTGCCTCTACCTGCCCAAAGGTGGTCTGCCTGCCGAACTGCAACGGCCGGAACGGATGCGCGAGGCGCCTGACGGAGGACGCCGCTACCGCCGCAAGATGGGCTTTCTCGCCGGATTCGGGCGCTACCTCGTGAGGACGCGCCGGGCGGCACTCGCCGAGGGGCGGGAATTCCTGCTCATGGGCGACATGAACATCGCCCATACCCCCCACGACCTCGCGAACTGGCGGGGCAACCGGAACCACGACGGTTTCCTCCCCGAGGAACGCGACTGGTTCGACCGGCAGCTCTCACCCCGCACCCTCGTCGATGTCGTCCGGTCGGTGCACCCGGACACCGACGGTCCCTATTCCTGGTGGTCGTGGGCCGGGCAGTCTTTCGCCAAGGACGTCGGGTGGCGCATCGACTACCACCTGGCCACACCCCGCCTGGCCCGCAGGGCAATCCGGGCCGAGGTGGACCGGGAGCACCGAGGTGTCCGCCTCTCGGACCATTCCCCGGTGGTCGTCGACTACGAGACGGGGTAA